One Candidatus Nitronauta litoralis genomic window, CCGGTTAATCATGAGGAAAAAATCTGAGAACGAACAGGATGTCACTATCTTGAACGAAGTCAGAAGAGGATACCAGTTGCTCGATTTTCAAAAACAACCCTTCCAGGCACTGGAAGTTTTTAAATCAGCTTTGCGGCTTAATCCCTCATCACCCTATTCCTCGGGACTCATCGCCCTGCTGCGCCAACACAGCCAGCAAAATATTCGGATGCGACAGGCAGGAAATCAATCGCAGGGCATCTCAGACATCTCCTGGATGCTGCTCGGCACAAGCCTGAACGAAGTCCGGCTCAACCTACCACTTTTCCAACAAAGAATTAAATTTTAGAGAGATGAAAAAACACAAGTAAGTTTATCAGCCACTGAGGGTTCTGGAACTATTATTGAGCCAGAGAAAATAATCTTCTATCGAGGTGAATGCACTAACCCCTTCAGGAATTTTCTTTTCGGGAATGTTTCCGACACCCGCCCCGCCAAGAATAAGGTGCACCCTTTCAGGCAATTCGTTTCTTAATTCAAGAATGCATTTCAGGGCTTCTTTCACAGGGTAAGAAATAGAAATACTGATTCCCAACGCCTGCGAAGTTGACCGGTGCACGGCCGATACCGTATCTACTACCGGAGTGTCCTTCCCAAGAAAAACCACACGCCTACCGGCCAATGCTGTGGTCAGGGCACACATCTGGATGCCGACTCTGTGTTGCTCCCCAGGAAGTGTGGTGAGAACAAACGATCCGCCTACATTTCGCTCATTGAGCTTGCGCCACTGGCCTCCCATAAAATCGCTTAACGCTTCAGACGCAAAATGCTCTTGTGAAACGGTCAGCTCACCATCCTCCCACTGCTGGCCCACTTCTTTTAGAAAAGGAACTGCCAGTTCGCTTAAAAAAGGCAATGGACCCCGCAATCCCCATTCATGATAAAACTGGGCGGTCAGATAACCTTCATCATAGTGTCGGGATGCAGTGACCCACTCCAGAATCAGGGGCGTGTCTCGTAAAGTTGAAACGGGATGCTCTGTGTTCTCCAGGGATGGATTAGCAGAGGTCGGGTTCAGCAGTTTCTCAAGCTCATCAAGAGAATTGTTGACCACCTTGCGCGTTCGGAATCCTTTGTCAATTGCCGAGGCCACCGCACGCAGTCGCTTGACCTCTTCATGTGGATAGCGCCGATGGCCGGAGGGCAAACGCAATACTTTAAGAGCGTCATAGCGTCTTTCCCAGACGCGGAGGGTGTGCTGACCAATTCCAGTGAGTTGCGCAAGCTGCCCGATGGTCAGTGTTTTATCTGGTTCGGTATCCTGGCTCATCCTCTCCTCTTCATGTTCTGCGAACAACATTTTTGCCTCTCGCCGGTAAAAGAATAGCCTGTTTCCACAAACTTTCCAATGGAAGAAAAAAGGGAGGAGGACCCCACCCGGCCGGCTCCTTGAACCCGGTGGAGTCCCTGGGGCTTCAGGGAAGGACTTCTCGAAACCCCGATGGTTCGGTTGCCCAAGCATCCAAACCCACCTCCCTGATCAGTACCGTCCAACGTTCTCACCCGGAACCGCTGCTATCGGCATGCCCTGCACATGCTTGAGAACCTGCAGTCCCATGGAAGTACGCTGGACGGTGAAGGCCATCCCACCCAGAAGCGTATTAAACGTATTGCCCACTTTGATCCCGTAACGCTGCAGCATTTTCTGTTCGCCCTGACTGAGTCCGATTGCTCCGGATGGGTTGTTTCCTGTCAGGTTGTTTGCGATCTTTTTCTGGGCATCCAGACTGAACACCCATTCGAAATCCAGATGGCGATGGTCATGCCCTGGGTGCGCTGCCCTCATTGATGATTTGATCACCTGATGGGTCGAACTCATGGGCAGATTCCATTGAGGGGCATCATCATGGCCCAGAGTCGGGCCTTCAATATGAAGGCCGGAGGACGTTCGGGTGACCTCAATCATTTGATCACCGACGCGGGTTTTAAAACGATTGCCTACCTGGATTCCATATTCCTTGAGAGTTTTCTGCTCAAAACCTGAAAGACCAACCGTTTCGTTTCCTTCATTCATACCGCGCTGGATCCTGTCGGCAACCTTCTGGTCAAAAGTCCAGCCGACCGGGATGCTGCGGTGATCGTGACCGGTTCCCTGGTGAGCCAGAGCATTTCCTGCATTGAGGAAAGAAGCGATTGCGAGAGCGCAGATGATTTTGGTGATCTTTCGGGTTGTCATGGCGTTTCTCCTTAAGTTTCGATTTTTCTTTTTATTTTTTAAAACTGGATGATTGAGCAATTCCAGAAATCAATTCGTTGTCTAGAATCTATATTAGACTATCTTCCAATTATGTCAAACTAATTTTTTAGACAAAATAAAAGAAAAAACATAACTATTTATTTTTAAATGGGTTAAATGATAAAAATATTTTAAGATTTTATATTTTCAGGGGGTTAGGGTGCGCCAAATTCGGGGGTTTTGAAGGACTTTCTCGTTTAGAGCCAGGGATTCGCGTCCCAAATTATGGTCCCTAAAGAACTGAAATCTGTATAATTCGGTATATCAATGCTTGAAAACCATGATTATTTCTTTGAGTTTTCATTTCGCGGAAATTAAAGCTGAAAGATTCGTTAGCCAAGGACTTTTATGAAAGAAGATTTAACCATCGAAGAAATCAAGGAGCTATGCGATGCCGATCCAGAAAATGTTGAATTGAAAGAAAAGCTCTTCTTGGAACTTTTCAACGGAGAAAGAGATAAGGATGAATTAACTTCCTATCTAAAAAAAATACGTAACCTCTATGAATTAGATAAAAACAACACCACTATTAGAGAACTTTTTGCGATCGGATTGAGGCTTGCCCTGGAGGCTGAAGAACCTGAAGAACCAGAAAATCTATTAAATGAGATCCAAAGCCTCTATGAATTAGACGAGAAAAATATTTTTATTAGAACTCAACTCGCATTGGCATTAGCCAGTTATACTTTAGAAACAGACCTGGAATTAACCAAAGAGGTTGTTGAAAAAATAAAATCTCTTTATGAAAAAGATCAGGAAAATTCAACTATCAGGGAAGCATATGCGTATGGACTGGTGAATATCACCTGGGAAACAAATCAAGATGCAATATTATCCAATTCAAAAAAAATTGAGACACTCTACAATAAAGAACCTGATAATCACACAATTAGAGAATACTTAGCCCAGGCTTTCGCAAATGGCTTTATAGATTTCAACCAGAATTCATCCTTAGTATTTTTTGAAAAAATCCAGAATCTTTATGAAGTTGACCAAAATAATGTAGGAATAAGAAGAATTCTTGCAGATGTGATTTCCAAAGCAACGGTTTCATGCGACAGCCAAAGTCAATTTATGCTAATTGAAAAATTACAATCCTTGTTCGAAGTAGACCCGGAAAATGATGAGATCAAAGAGTCTTTTTCAATTGCCCTTTACAATGCTTCATTCGACTATAATGGTAAAGAGACCATTATCTTTATTGATAAAATTCAACGCCTGCATGAGAGCGCCCCAGACAATAACTCCATCAAAGAATTGCTGGCTGGCTGCCTGTATAATGCCAGTGTATATGCTGACATAGAAACAGTGACAGAATTTATTTCCAGACTTCAACAGCTTTTCGATTCGGGACCGGAAAATTTCACCATTGGCGAATATTTAGCAAAAAGTCTCTACAATTTAAGCGTGGATGCAGACCTGGAATTAAAACAACAAATTTTAAGAAAAGTAGAAAACCTCTATGAAAGGGATCTTGATGGTCAAATGGGTGGGATGGCGTTAGCAGGTTGTCTATATGAATTTACTCGAGCTTCTGGTTCACTAGATTTCCAAGAACTTATAATACGTCTATTAAACCTTCATGAGACAGAACCAGAAGATGACCAAATCAGGGAGCTATTAGCGAAAAGCCTAGCCACCTACCTTTATTATATTTATGGAGAGCAAAGGACAACATATCTTGAAAAACTTAAAGTATTAAAGAGGAATTGGCCTGACGATAGTTACTGGCAAGACATTACAAATTATTTTGCCAGCAAGGAAGATAAAAGCTGGAAGTTTCCCGCTGATTTTTTTCGTGGACAAATAAAAAACTAAAGATCGCCCAAAACTCCCACCTGCTTTTACAGGAATAACTTTTCTCACCCTTCTTCTTTAGGCGGGATACCGGCGGCGTGGTGGAGAGCCATCTTCCAGTTGCCGTTTTCTTTTCTGAATATATTGGTCGCGTGGACGGCAGACGACTGTACGCCCTGCTCGTGTATTGAAAATAAATTTTCCTGACAACTGACCCAGGCCATCCCGCCCGAAACCATCACCTCTGTGTTCGACAACTTGATTTCCATGTGATCGGTGTTCTCGAAAATACCGCCCCAGCTGTCGATGATCTTGTCGTGCCCTTTGATAACGGGCCAACCGGGATGGATGCAGATGGGTTCGTCGCCTTCCAGCCAAAGCCCGTGCATTGCCTCAAGGTTCTGTTTATTGAACGCATCATAAAAACTCTGGTTCGCATGGAATACATCAACCTTTACGTTCATTGGAAATTTACCTTTGGTTTTGACCTTTGGTTAATCTTTTCTCCCCCTTCTCCGAAGGGGGCCGGGGGGCTTCTTCCTTCTGATTTTTACCTGGATAAAAATAACAGGCTCAAGCTAACTGTACTTTAAAATTACCCCGCTTCGCATACTTCTAAAAAAAGCGTTATCATCTCACCCTCCCCTTCAACAGGCACAGAAAAAAGCTGCTGATCAGGGCTTCCTGTTTAACAGAAACTCAATCGCTTTAAACGTCTCTGGACTCTCCCAGTTTTTAGCACCGTCGACTCGGGCGGCGATCATGCCATGTTTATCGACCACAAAGGTCGACGGGATGGTCAGGGTCTGGTATTTATTTTCAACTTCCATATCGTGGTCGAGCAAAATTGGAAACGACAGATTCTTCTCTTTAGCAAATGCGCGCACGGCCTCGTCTCGCCCTTTATCAAAACTGACGGCGAGCACGGTCAATCCTTCTGATCGAAAACGGCGATACAGGTTTTCGATACTCGGCATCTCCACCCGGCACGGTGCACACCAGGTGGCCCACAGGTTGATGACCACCACCTGCCCGTGAAAATCCGACAGACGCACGCGTTTCCCCTCAAGATCGCTGACGGTGAAATCAGGCGCGATGTAGCCTTCTTCAGCCTTCACCTCACCTTTGTGCACATTGTCCGCGATACCCTCTCGGGTCACGGCATCTTCAAAGAAGTGCTCGGTGAACAGGAGAATGGCGATCACAAAACACAGGACGAATATCGCCGCGTATTTTTTAATTAGAGTAGAGTCGCTGTTTTTTAAGGCGATCGATTTCATCTTTCATCTTTTCAATTCGGACCCGCACGCTGACCAGTAGAAAATAAATAAGCGTGAACGCGCCGAGCGCCACCAGCAGGGTGACCCCCATGGAGGTGTCGATGCCGGTACCGATGCCTTCCGACGTGATGATTTTTGGCGACGGGTGCTGCGACCCCCACCACAATACGGAAAAGTGGATTAAAGGAATGTCGAGCGCACCGACGATGCCGATGATGGCTGAATACTTGGCGCGGGTGGAGCCTTCATTGGTTTGCAGTCGCAGCATGAGATAGGCCGCGTAGATCAGCCAGAGCACCAGTGTGAGTGTGAGACGTGGGTCCCACGTCCACCAGATACCCCAGATCGGCTTGGCCCAGATGGGACCTGTGATGAGGACCAGCGAACAGAACAGCATGCCGACTTCTGCCGACGCGTGTGCGTAGATATCCCATTCCCTTTCCTTGCGCCAGAGAAACAGGATGCTGCAAATGAACACGATGAAAAATGCGAAGAATGCCACCCAGGCGCAGGGTACATGAAAATACATGATGCGCTGGACAATGCCTTCGGTCCGTTCAGTTGGAACAAAAACAAATATAGCGGCCAGCATGGCGATGCCGCCGGCAACCGTCAACCAGAGCAGTAACCCCGGACCTTCATCATTTGTTTCTCCGGCTTCGAGAGTCTCTTCAACAGCACTCATTTTCCTGATTCCTTGTCCAGGGTTTCTTTAAGAAGGTCGAGGTCCTGGCGAAGTGCGCGGTGGCGCTTCATCAGCGTGAACACATAGAACACGATACCTCCCCAGACCGCGAGATTGGCCGCGAACAGGAATCCCAAGTTTTTCATCTACTCCTCCAGAATATGGTCGATAGTCATGATCGACACCGCCAGAAAAATCACATCGAAACACAGGATCATGCCGACCCAGTTCATCATATCGCCGAGTTCTCCGCCTCTCAGCACCTGCGCCGTTAACCGCACCGAGCCGATGGCGATCGGTACCATCAGCGGATACAACAAAAGCGGAAGCATAATCTCCCGCGTCTTCAGGTTCGACGACAACGAAGACAGGAGCGTTCCCAGCACGCTGAAACCCAAAGTTCCGATAAACAGGACAAACAGCAGCGGTCCCAGATTGGCGAGCAGGTCGATATTGAAGAATACCATGAACACCGGAAGAATGAACGCCTCCATAACCAGGAAAAATATCAGGTTGCTCAGCATCTTGCCAAAATAGATAGCCGATCTGTCTATCGGTGCCAGCAGCAGGCCTTGGAGGCCGCTGTGTTCCTTTTCCAGTGTGAACGAACGGTTGAGCCCCAGTGTTCCAGCAAAAATCACGGCCACCCACAACACACCGGGCCCAACTTCATTACTGTTGACCAGGCTGAGATCCACAGAAAAAATAAAAATGAGAATCACCAGCACCGCGAAAACAAACATCGAACTGAACAGTTCGCGGGTTTTAAATTCGGTCAGGAAATCCTTCCAGACGATGGCCTTGATTTGTCCGAAGTAACTGTTCAAGCCGCCTGCTCCACTGTGTCGATATAAAGCTGCTCGAAGGAAGCGGCGTCGATCTCATCACGCAAACGATTGAGTGCAAACCGGCCTTTCACCTGAACCGCAACACGGTCACACATTTCGAGTCCTCGACCAAAGTCATGGGTGGTCATGAGCACCGTGCGTTTTTCTGTTTTCAGTTTCTTCAGATGGCTCTCCAGCAGTAGCGACGCATGCTGATCCAGGCCGGTATAGGGTTCATCGAGAAATAAAATGGAAGGGTTGTGGATCATGGCGCGCGCAATGGAAACCCGTTGTACCATCCCCCGTGAGAACGTGCCGACTTTATCGTGCCGCCTCAGAGACAACTCAACACCTTCAAGAGCCTCTAGCGCCTGCTGTTCCGGTTGATCGAGGCCGTAGAGCCTTGCGTAAAATACGAGGTTCTCCAGCGCGGTCAGGTCCGGATACAAAAATGACGCGTGGGAAATTACGCCGATCTCACGCCGCATGCGTGGATCGCTTTCCGCAACATCGTAACCGGCAACGCGGGCTTCGCCCATCGTCGGCCTTGTGAGCGAGGCGAGAATACTGAGCAGCGTGGTTTTGCCTGCCCCGTTGGGCCCGAATATGGTTAAAAACTCGCCGGAACGCAGCTGGAAATCGATTCCCCTGAGTGCCTCAATCAAGCCAAACTGCTTGACCAGTCCTTTGGTTTCGATTGCAAATTCATTGGCAGGTGGGGAGGCGGCCATAGCGGGTCCCATAAAAGGATGCGTGGGAGTCAGGCGATATCGACGGAGCGGGACGCTGGCTTTTTAGTTTTCAAAACTTTTTCGAGAGCATCGATTTTTTCCATCACGTCCAGCGCCTCTTTTTCCAGCTTTTGTCGGATAATATCAAAATCCTTTTGAGACATTTTGTTGACCTTAAAATCCAATTCCGCCTCTTTGATCGCAAGCAGCACCTCTTCCTTGCGAACCAGCAAATGCTTGTATTCTTCTGTTTCTTTATCCAGTGGCGCAAACAGACGTCGTGGAGGAAATTTTTTGAACAGGGGTATCCCGACCAGGACAAGGACAACTGCAATGAAAATAAATTCTACAAATTTAATACCGGACATGCAGTCAGTCTTCTAGATTGTCCAGCTCGCGTTTTACACGGCTTGAATATTCTGAGGAAGGTTCATCATTATCTGTGGAGCCCGTTGTGGACGCCTCATCAGCACCAGAAGATGCCACTGCACTTTTACCAGACTGTTTGTCGGCTGGCTTGATCCATTTTCGCATCACCGTGCGCACTCCCACTCCACCGATAACCAGGGCAATAAATGGAGTCACCCAGGCGGAAAGGTTGAAGCCGGATTTGGTGGGAGCGGATAAAATCGTCTCACCGTATTCGTTTACATAGGCCTGAACGATCTGTTTCACCGTAAGGCCGGAGTCGAGCTGCGCCTTGAGTTCCTTGCGCATTTTCTTGGAGTGATCGCATGTACAGTTGATGAGCACCTTACCGCACTCATCCTTGCAATTGCACATCAACTCATTTTCGAGGTTGTCCATTTGCGAGGCCGCCATGGCAGGAACCACCGCTAAAGCCAACACGATAGACATCAATAGGATTTGCGCGATCTGTTTGAAATAAACAGGTCGATTCGCATTCAGAAAATTTTTAGCAGCCAATGAGGTCATCGTCAAATTATTCCTGTTGAGCCGGAGCAAAGATACCTTCCATCCGTTTCATACGTTCGAGTCGTCGGCGTGCTTCTGCACGATCCGGCCAGGCTGCGATCACGGTACCAAAAGCAATGGTCCAGCCCCCCAACCAGATCCACGCCACCATCGGCATCACATGCGCCTTGATGGTCGCTTCTCCGTCTTTAATTGTCGCCATGGTCGGAGACATCGGTTCGAACTGTTCGCCCCGGTAATCCGCCAGAATCAAATACAAGTCTTCTTTTAAAGTCGACCGCAGGTCAACTTCCGATACCGGCTGATTCTGCCCCTTGTAAAATTCTTTCTCAGGCTTTCCGGTCCAGATACGGGTTCCATCCTTGACCACAGCCAACTGTGCGATCAAACGTTCCTTGGTTTCATTGGCCTTGATCCAGATAACCTTTTCCAGGGTCAGGTCGTAACCTTTGAGTTGAATCGTATCGCCAATCTTGAGGTGTCTTTCAACATCAACACTATACGCTTGCGAACCTGCGATCCCGGCGAAAATAAAAACAACGCCGATGTGTACAATATAGCCCCCGTAACGCCGCTTGTTTTTCCAGACCAGGTTGGAAAAAGAAACCGGCAACGATTCATGATGCATCGATTTTCTTGCTGACGCACCTTTCCAGAACTCCAAAAAGATACTGGTCAAAACAAATGCACACAGCATGAACGCAATAAACGACAATGTCTCGGCCTTGTCCGTAATCGGCACAAAAGGAAACACGACGGCACCACAGACAAGCCCACCTAAAACAGGTATCGCAAAATTCTTTTTAAGGTTCGACCAGGTCGCGCGCCGCCAGGCAATGACGGGACCAATACCGATCAACGCCAGCAGTACCAGTCCGATTGGAACGTTGACTTGATTGTAAAAGGGAGGCCCGACGGTGATCTTCACACCTCGCACCGCCTCCGAAATGATGGGAAAAATGGTTCCCCAGAATGTAGAGAAAGCGATGCCCAGAAGCAAGAGGTTATTGAAGAGAAAGCTGCTTTCCCGCGACAGGAATGAATCCAGTTCGTTTTTACTTTTTAGAAGCGGCAGTCGACGTATGATCAGTACAATACAAAAAATGGTGACAACTCCCAGAAACGCCAGAAAGTAATAGCCCAAAGTTGCTTCATCAAATGTGTGCACAGACTGAATCAACCCGCTCCTTGTGATGAACGTGCCGAAGATCGTCATGACGTAGGTCAACAGGATCAGCACCATGTTCCAGACCTTCATCATGTCTTTCTTTTCCTGGATCATCACGGAGTGCAGATAAGCCGTTGCAATCATCAGGGGCATGAAGGCTGCATTTTCGACCGGATCCCATGCCCAGTACCCCCCCCAACCCAGTTCGACATACGCCCACTGGGCACCAAACAGATTACCCATACACAGAAAAAACCAGGAGATCAGAGTCCATTTGCGAGTCATGCGGATCCAACCGTCATCCAGATTGCGCGTCAGCAATGCGGCGACTGCAAAGGCGAACGGCACGGTGAACCCCACATACCCCAGATACAACGTTGGGGGATGTATCACCATCCAGTAGTTTTGCAAAAGCGGATTCAGGCCGCGACCGTCTTCCGGAGGAACAGGAATGATTTCAAAAGGCTGTGTAGAAAAGTTGAGCAGGCACAGGAAGAAAAGCGTGATGACCAGCATCACTACCATGGCAATGGGAACCACCCGCAGATCGCGCTTACGGTTCTGGACGTGGACCACCATCATGTAGGTGGTCAGCAGCAGGGTCCAGAAAAGCAACGATCCCTTTTGCCCTCCCCAGAAACTGGAGATCTTGTAAAAAATGTCGAGGTCGCGATTGGAATAGGCCCAAACGTATTGCAGGCTGAAGTCGTCTGTTATGAAAGCTTTCCACAACGCAATGGAAGAAACCATTACGCAGCCCCAAACGATGAGCGGGGTGCGGTCTGCACTGAAATAAAGGTCTACCCGATTCTGCCTGATCGCCATGACATAGCCCGCGATACCATAAAGGGCCGTGACCAGTGCCATCAACAATGCAAATTCGCCTAATTCATTCATTACAATTCCGTATCTATCAAGAGCGAGCACGATTGCACATAACAAATTGCAACCGGCTCAGCATCGGATGATTAAGGATGATTCAATAAACCGGATTCGAAACAGGCCTGCCACTCAATTCCTGAAGGCGACCAAGCGACGACGAAGGACCTTAATACAGAGTTCCTTTTATATCGTTGTTTTCGAGGAGAAATCCGGTGCGGGCCTATCAGGAACTTGTTCCCCAGTCATCGGGATATCTCCCGGATGAGATTTGCCTGCTTCTTTCTCCGCTTCATATTTAGACGGGCAACTCGTCATGAGTGTACTTGCGTGAAAAGTGCCTTGCCGATCAAGCGTTCCTTCCACGACAACTTCATTTCCATCTTTGAACATATCCGGCGTTACCCCGCTGTATTTAACTGGCAGGGTGGCGTTTTTAAATTCAATGGAAAACGCTACATCCAGGTAATCATCCGGATTGCGTGAAATAGAACCCTGAACGACATTGCCCTTCACTTTGAGTCCGGTTCCAGGGGAAACCTGACTGGAAGCCGCAAGTTCGTCGACTGTGAAGTAGAATTTGGAGGTACTGCTAATGCTGGAGGTGATCAGAAACCCGATCGCCCCTACTATAAGGAGACTGCCCAGCGCGAATTTTAATTTTTTATGCTGCATTTTG contains:
- a CDS encoding ABC transporter permease → MNSYFGQIKAIVWKDFLTEFKTRELFSSMFVFAVLVILIFIFSVDLSLVNSNEVGPGVLWVAVIFAGTLGLNRSFTLEKEHSGLQGLLLAPIDRSAIYFGKMLSNLIFFLVMEAFILPVFMVFFNIDLLANLGPLLFVLFIGTLGFSVLGTLLSSLSSNLKTREIMLPLLLYPLMVPIAIGSVRLTAQVLRGGELGDMMNWVGMILCFDVIFLAVSIMTIDHILEE
- a CDS encoding MerR family transcriptional regulator — its product is MLFAEHEEERMSQDTEPDKTLTIGQLAQLTGIGQHTLRVWERRYDALKVLRLPSGHRRYPHEEVKRLRAVASAIDKGFRTRKVVNNSLDELEKLLNPTSANPSLENTEHPVSTLRDTPLILEWVTASRHYDEGYLTAQFYHEWGLRGPLPFLSELAVPFLKEVGQQWEDGELTVSQEHFASEALSDFMGGQWRKLNERNVGGSFVLTTLPGEQHRVGIQMCALTTALAGRRVVFLGKDTPVVDTVSAVHRSTSQALGISISISYPVKEALKCILELRNELPERVHLILGGAGVGNIPEKKIPEGVSAFTSIEDYFLWLNNSSRTLSG
- the ccsA gene encoding cytochrome c biogenesis protein CcsA, with protein sequence MSAVEETLEAGETNDEGPGLLLWLTVAGGIAMLAAIFVFVPTERTEGIVQRIMYFHVPCAWVAFFAFFIVFICSILFLWRKEREWDIYAHASAEVGMLFCSLVLITGPIWAKPIWGIWWTWDPRLTLTLVLWLIYAAYLMLRLQTNEGSTRAKYSAIIGIVGALDIPLIHFSVLWWGSQHPSPKIITSEGIGTGIDTSMGVTLLVALGAFTLIYFLLVSVRVRIEKMKDEIDRLKKQRLYSN
- a CDS encoding nuclear transport factor 2 family protein, with translation MNVKVDVFHANQSFYDAFNKQNLEAMHGLWLEGDEPICIHPGWPVIKGHDKIIDSWGGIFENTDHMEIKLSNTEVMVSGGMAWVSCQENLFSIHEQGVQSSAVHATNIFRKENGNWKMALHHAAGIPPKEEG
- a CDS encoding cytochrome c maturation protein CcmE — protein: MQHKKLKFALGSLLIVGAIGFLITSSISSTSKFYFTVDELAASSQVSPGTGLKVKGNVVQGSISRNPDDYLDVAFSIEFKNATLPVKYSGVTPDMFKDGNEVVVEGTLDRQGTFHASTLMTSCPSKYEAEKEAGKSHPGDIPMTGEQVPDRPAPDFSSKTTI
- a CDS encoding CcmD family protein, producing the protein MKNLGFLFAANLAVWGGIVFYVFTLMKRHRALRQDLDLLKETLDKESGK
- a CDS encoding cytochrome c-type biogenesis protein CcmH; amino-acid sequence: MTSLAAKNFLNANRPVYFKQIAQILLMSIVLALAVVPAMAASQMDNLENELMCNCKDECGKVLINCTCDHSKKMRKELKAQLDSGLTVKQIVQAYVNEYGETILSAPTKSGFNLSAWVTPFIALVIGGVGVRTVMRKWIKPADKQSGKSAVASSGADEASTTGSTDNDEPSSEYSSRVKRELDNLED
- the ccmA gene encoding heme ABC exporter ATP-binding protein CcmA → MAASPPANEFAIETKGLVKQFGLIEALRGIDFQLRSGEFLTIFGPNGAGKTTLLSILASLTRPTMGEARVAGYDVAESDPRMRREIGVISHASFLYPDLTALENLVFYARLYGLDQPEQQALEALEGVELSLRRHDKVGTFSRGMVQRVSIARAMIHNPSILFLDEPYTGLDQHASLLLESHLKKLKTEKRTVLMTTHDFGRGLEMCDRVAVQVKGRFALNRLRDEIDAASFEQLYIDTVEQAA
- a CDS encoding heme lyase CcmF/NrfE family subunit, which translates into the protein MNELGEFALLMALVTALYGIAGYVMAIRQNRVDLYFSADRTPLIVWGCVMVSSIALWKAFITDDFSLQYVWAYSNRDLDIFYKISSFWGGQKGSLLFWTLLLTTYMMVVHVQNRKRDLRVVPIAMVVMLVITLFFLCLLNFSTQPFEIIPVPPEDGRGLNPLLQNYWMVIHPPTLYLGYVGFTVPFAFAVAALLTRNLDDGWIRMTRKWTLISWFFLCMGNLFGAQWAYVELGWGGYWAWDPVENAAFMPLMIATAYLHSVMIQEKKDMMKVWNMVLILLTYVMTIFGTFITRSGLIQSVHTFDEATLGYYFLAFLGVVTIFCIVLIIRRLPLLKSKNELDSFLSRESSFLFNNLLLLGIAFSTFWGTIFPIISEAVRGVKITVGPPFYNQVNVPIGLVLLALIGIGPVIAWRRATWSNLKKNFAIPVLGGLVCGAVVFPFVPITDKAETLSFIAFMLCAFVLTSIFLEFWKGASARKSMHHESLPVSFSNLVWKNKRRYGGYIVHIGVVFIFAGIAGSQAYSVDVERHLKIGDTIQLKGYDLTLEKVIWIKANETKERLIAQLAVVKDGTRIWTGKPEKEFYKGQNQPVSEVDLRSTLKEDLYLILADYRGEQFEPMSPTMATIKDGEATIKAHVMPMVAWIWLGGWTIAFGTVIAAWPDRAEARRRLERMKRMEGIFAPAQQE
- a CDS encoding TlpA family protein disulfide reductase; its protein translation is MTREGIADNVHKGEVKAEEGYIAPDFTVSDLEGKRVRLSDFHGQVVVINLWATWCAPCRVEMPSIENLYRRFRSEGLTVLAVSFDKGRDEAVRAFAKEKNLSFPILLDHDMEVENKYQTLTIPSTFVVDKHGMIAARVDGAKNWESPETFKAIEFLLNRKP